A genomic window from Gymnodinialimonas ceratoperidinii includes:
- a CDS encoding nucleotide sugar dehydrogenase — protein MDLDHVKIAVVGLGYVGLPLALAFARDRPVTGFDISEKRVTDLQAGTDTTLATTADELRGTPNLTFTTDPAGMAQANVYIITVPTPIDAFKRPDLDPLLSASRSVAATLSKGDTVIYESTVYPGATEEDCVPVLEEVSGLRLNEDFFVGYSPERINPGDKVNTLETITKVTSGSTPEAARFVDALYGSIITAGTHLAPTIRVAEAAKVIENTQRDINIALMNEFALIFGRLGVNTLDVLAAAGTKWNFLPFRPGLVGGHCIGVDPYYLTHKAKAVGYDAEIVLSGRKINDAMGGFIAKQMIRAMILKSIQIKDSRVLLMGLTFKENCPDLRNTRVIDLLTELQSFGMKVDVHDPWADPKEAKSAYGISLVEPEQGAYDGIIVPVCHGEFLAMSDAAMRALAKPNHVIYDVKGALPQVTADLSL, from the coding sequence ATGGATCTGGATCATGTCAAAATCGCAGTCGTGGGCCTGGGCTATGTCGGCCTGCCGCTCGCCCTGGCCTTCGCGCGTGACCGGCCCGTGACCGGCTTCGACATCTCCGAAAAGCGCGTGACGGACCTTCAGGCCGGCACCGACACGACGCTTGCCACAACCGCTGACGAACTGCGCGGCACCCCGAACCTCACCTTTACCACGGACCCGGCCGGAATGGCGCAGGCGAATGTCTATATCATCACGGTACCGACCCCGATCGACGCCTTCAAGCGGCCCGACCTCGACCCCCTTCTCAGCGCATCTCGCAGCGTCGCCGCGACCCTCTCGAAGGGCGATACCGTGATCTACGAGAGCACCGTCTACCCCGGCGCCACGGAAGAGGATTGCGTGCCCGTGTTGGAAGAAGTCTCGGGCCTGCGCCTCAACGAGGATTTCTTCGTCGGCTACAGCCCCGAACGGATTAACCCCGGCGACAAGGTGAATACGCTGGAGACGATCACCAAGGTCACGTCCGGCTCCACCCCTGAAGCCGCGCGCTTCGTCGATGCGCTCTACGGCAGCATCATCACCGCCGGCACCCACCTTGCGCCGACCATCCGGGTCGCCGAGGCCGCCAAGGTGATCGAGAACACGCAGCGCGACATCAACATCGCGCTGATGAACGAGTTTGCGCTGATCTTCGGACGGTTGGGGGTGAACACGCTCGACGTCTTGGCCGCAGCCGGGACGAAATGGAACTTCCTGCCGTTCCGTCCGGGACTGGTGGGCGGCCACTGCATCGGGGTCGATCCCTATTATCTCACCCACAAGGCCAAGGCAGTCGGATACGACGCCGAGATCGTCCTGTCGGGCCGCAAGATCAACGACGCCATGGGCGGTTTCATCGCCAAGCAGATGATCCGGGCGATGATCCTGAAATCCATCCAGATCAAGGACAGCCGCGTGCTTCTGATGGGGCTGACCTTCAAGGAAAACTGTCCCGACCTGCGCAACACCCGCGTGATAGACCTGCTGACGGAATTGCAAAGCTTCGGGATGAAGGTTGACGTGCATGATCCCTGGGCCGACCCGAAGGAGGCGAAATCGGCCTATGGCATCTCTCTGGTGGAGCCCGAGCAAGGCGCCTATGACGGCATCATTGTGCCGGTCTGTCACGGAGAGTTTCTTGCCATGTCGGACGCGGCAATGCGGGCTTTGGCGAAGCCCAACCACGTCATCTACGACGTCAAAGGCGCGCTGCCGCAGGTGACGGCAGACCTGTCCTTGTAG
- a CDS encoding sugar transferase, producing the protein MTPAKRALDLCCAILLSAVLLPFIALVALMILMLDGRPILYISERMKTPTEGFKLVKFRTMSVVGEDSGVSGGDKAARITRSGAFLRGARFDEVPQLWNVLKGDISFIGPRPLLRQYVERFPEIYARVLRSRPGISGLASIYFHAHEEYLLGQAISREETDAIYARACIPRKARLDLIYQRRRTIWLDMSLMLRSVIKRLR; encoded by the coding sequence ATGACCCCGGCCAAACGTGCGCTCGACCTTTGCTGTGCCATTCTTCTCAGCGCCGTCCTTCTTCCCTTCATCGCCCTCGTCGCCCTGATGATCCTTATGCTGGACGGGCGGCCGATCCTCTATATTTCCGAGCGGATGAAGACCCCGACCGAAGGGTTCAAACTGGTGAAATTCCGAACCATGAGCGTCGTGGGCGAAGACAGCGGCGTGTCAGGCGGCGACAAGGCGGCTCGGATCACCCGAAGCGGCGCTTTCCTGCGCGGCGCCCGGTTCGATGAGGTGCCGCAACTATGGAACGTGCTGAAGGGCGACATCAGCTTCATCGGCCCGCGCCCGCTCCTGCGCCAATACGTGGAGCGGTTCCCCGAGATCTACGCGCGGGTCCTGCGCTCTCGCCCCGGCATCTCAGGGCTCGCGTCGATCTACTTCCATGCGCACGAGGAATATCTGCTCGGGCAGGCCATCAGTCGCGAGGAAACTGACGCGATCTATGCGCGTGCCTGCATTCCGCGCAAGGCTCGGCTCGATCTCATTTACCAAAGACGGCGCACCATCTGGCTCGACATGTCGCTGATGCTCAGAAGCGTCATCAAACGGCTGCGGTAG
- a CDS encoding Gfo/Idh/MocA family protein — protein sequence MLRAGIIGAGRIAWSYDGGAWDGARSLSHAACFHRHPDTRLVAIFDPDPAACAAFEAGYRGPGPVACSAEFEAFLAHDLDLVAIASPTEHHADQIKACIEAGIPRLWVEKPATADMASFTSLQTQLAQSAAPPRIVVNYFRRCLPHVSEAKSRLRSALSAGELRRLDVTYSRGLAINGVHFLDLIGYFFDADDAPALDWIDRADTADPSFGFSLSGVPVAVLGVPDLGYHALDLRAVTDGGRLSLSRGAAELTWEAKQPNPDVPGFFNLAPPVHVVPPDVSTLAMLDGSYLALCNLLDDGAASQSPFAASGFTQSILAQLSEGLR from the coding sequence ATGTTGCGCGCGGGGATCATAGGTGCCGGACGGATCGCTTGGTCCTATGATGGCGGCGCGTGGGACGGGGCCCGCAGCCTCAGTCACGCGGCCTGCTTCCATCGCCACCCGGACACGCGTCTCGTCGCGATCTTCGATCCCGACCCCGCCGCCTGCGCCGCGTTCGAGGCGGGCTATCGTGGTCCAGGCCCGGTCGCTTGTAGTGCGGAGTTCGAGGCCTTCCTCGCCCATGATCTCGACCTGGTCGCCATCGCCTCCCCGACCGAGCATCACGCCGACCAGATCAAGGCATGTATCGAAGCCGGCATCCCCAGGCTCTGGGTCGAGAAGCCGGCGACTGCCGATATGGCGTCGTTCACGTCGCTGCAAACTCAGCTTGCCCAAAGCGCCGCTCCTCCGCGTATCGTGGTGAACTACTTTCGCCGGTGCCTGCCCCATGTGTCCGAGGCCAAATCGCGCCTGCGGTCCGCTCTTTCGGCCGGAGAGCTGCGGCGGCTCGACGTGACCTACAGCCGAGGCCTCGCGATCAACGGCGTGCATTTCCTCGACCTGATCGGATATTTCTTCGACGCGGATGACGCGCCCGCGCTCGACTGGATCGACCGCGCCGACACGGCAGATCCGAGCTTCGGGTTCTCGCTCAGCGGTGTACCCGTCGCCGTTCTCGGGGTTCCCGACCTCGGCTACCACGCGCTTGATCTGCGCGCTGTCACCGACGGGGGCCGATTGTCGTTATCCCGCGGCGCGGCCGAACTCACGTGGGAGGCGAAACAGCCCAATCCCGACGTGCCGGGGTTCTTCAACCTTGCCCCGCCGGTTCACGTGGTGCCGCCCGACGTTTCAACCCTCGCGATGCTGGACGGCAGCTACCTCGCGTTGTGCAACCTGCTGGATGACGGGGCCGCGTCGCAGTCGCCTTTCGCGGCCTCGGGCTTCACGCAATCGATCCTCGCGCAGCTGTCGGAGGGTCTCCGATGA
- a CDS encoding GNAT family N-acetyltransferase, which yields MIAPVLTHGPVRLLPFARRHLSERYVGWLNSAQLMRFSEQRHRRHDIASCRAYVAGFTNSPNLLWAVEDFSSEAHVGNVAATIDPANGLADIGILIGGGGRRGYGSAAWRAVLGYLAGRGDIRKITGGCVAGNSAMIAIMEGAGMIPDGRRKAHFLVGGEPMDVVHYAHPC from the coding sequence ATGATTGCCCCGGTGTTGACCCATGGCCCCGTCAGGCTGCTGCCCTTCGCCCGGCGGCACCTGTCGGAACGCTATGTGGGCTGGCTCAACTCGGCGCAGCTCATGCGCTTCAGCGAGCAGCGCCACCGTCGCCACGACATCGCCTCCTGCCGCGCCTATGTCGCGGGTTTCACCAACAGCCCCAACCTGCTCTGGGCGGTCGAGGATTTCTCGTCAGAGGCCCATGTCGGCAATGTCGCGGCCACGATCGACCCGGCCAATGGCCTGGCCGACATCGGCATCCTGATCGGCGGCGGCGGGCGGCGGGGCTATGGCTCGGCCGCGTGGCGTGCTGTCCTCGGCTACCTGGCCGGGCGCGGGGATATCCGGAAGATCACCGGCGGCTGTGTGGCGGGCAACAGCGCCATGATCGCGATCATGGAAGGCGCCGGCATGATCCCCGACGGCCGCCGCAAAGCGCATTTCCTTGTCGGAGGCGAGCCAATGGACGTGGTGCATTATGCGCATCCCTGCTGA
- the pseF gene encoding pseudaminic acid cytidylyltransferase has protein sequence MNLCVIPARGGSKRIPRKNVRPFCGKPMIGWSIEAAQASGLFQHVIVSTDDPEIAEVARAAGAEVPFTRPANLSDDSTATVPVIIHALAEAEALWGPQSHVCCLYATAPFVRPEDMRAARGLLDTTGADYAFPVTTFPFPVQRGVRLRPDGRLEMLQPEHALTRSQDLEEAYHDTGQFYWGRREAWRAGKPLMGPDAVPLIIPRHRAQDIDTPEDWDRAEQMFTLLRQPCRKLVIRADAGLDVGAGHVMRCLALAEELDGEANFVCRREAGHLGELIAARGHRVQYLDPTIPVADDAQATARHAADAELVIVDHYGLDAKWEREMPCPVVAIDDCANRPHECDILLDQNLGRRAEDYDSLLPDQCQRLIGPDYALLRPEFARHRAESLARRARMEGGVARLQISLGGGDMGCALRAVLRVLAKLPRVERLRVEVILGAAATGSTDIAAAAGELPCPVEVVTAVDDMAARMAQADLAIGAGGSSSWERCTLGLPTICLPLAANQAGAAAALAEAGAARTVAPGDDAALGHALGELLGDAGKLRAMSAAAAAICNGAGRERVAAAITDTLSWSTAP, from the coding sequence ATGAACCTCTGCGTTATCCCGGCCCGCGGTGGCTCCAAGCGGATCCCCCGCAAGAACGTCCGGCCCTTCTGCGGCAAGCCGATGATTGGCTGGTCGATCGAGGCCGCGCAGGCCTCTGGTCTGTTCCAGCATGTCATCGTCTCCACCGACGACCCCGAAATTGCAGAGGTCGCGCGGGCGGCCGGGGCAGAGGTGCCGTTCACGCGCCCCGCAAATCTCTCCGATGACAGTACGGCAACGGTCCCGGTCATCATCCATGCCCTCGCCGAGGCTGAAGCGCTCTGGGGGCCGCAAAGCCACGTCTGTTGCCTCTATGCCACCGCGCCGTTCGTGCGCCCCGAGGACATGCGTGCCGCCCGCGGGCTTCTCGACACGACCGGGGCCGATTACGCCTTCCCGGTCACGACCTTCCCCTTCCCCGTCCAACGCGGGGTGCGCCTGCGCCCGGACGGACGGCTGGAGATGCTGCAGCCCGAACACGCCCTCACCCGCAGTCAGGATCTGGAAGAGGCCTACCACGACACCGGGCAATTCTACTGGGGCCGTCGCGAGGCCTGGCGCGCCGGCAAGCCCCTGATGGGCCCCGACGCCGTGCCGCTGATCATCCCTCGCCACCGCGCGCAAGATATCGACACGCCCGAGGATTGGGACCGGGCAGAGCAGATGTTCACCTTGCTGCGGCAACCCTGCCGAAAACTCGTGATCCGGGCCGATGCGGGCCTTGATGTGGGCGCGGGCCACGTGATGCGCTGCCTTGCCTTGGCAGAAGAGCTGGACGGCGAGGCCAATTTCGTCTGTCGACGAGAGGCGGGTCACCTTGGTGAGCTGATCGCCGCGCGGGGCCACCGCGTGCAGTATCTCGATCCGACCATACCCGTCGCTGATGACGCCCAGGCAACCGCGCGCCACGCCGCGGATGCTGAACTGGTGATCGTGGATCACTACGGGTTGGATGCGAAATGGGAGCGGGAAATGCCCTGCCCCGTCGTGGCGATCGACGATTGCGCCAACCGTCCCCACGAATGTGACATCCTGCTGGATCAGAACCTCGGCCGCCGCGCAGAGGATTACGACAGCCTTCTGCCAGATCAATGTCAGCGGCTGATCGGGCCTGATTATGCTCTCCTGCGCCCCGAGTTCGCCCGTCACCGTGCCGAAAGCCTCGCACGGCGGGCGAGAATGGAAGGAGGGGTGGCGCGGCTGCAGATCTCCCTCGGCGGGGGTGACATGGGTTGCGCGCTGCGCGCGGTGCTGCGCGTGCTGGCGAAGCTGCCGAGGGTCGAGAGGTTGCGCGTCGAGGTGATCCTCGGCGCCGCTGCCACCGGCAGCACGGATATCGCCGCCGCGGCGGGCGAACTGCCCTGCCCGGTGGAGGTCGTTACCGCCGTCGACGACATGGCCGCGCGAATGGCGCAGGCGGACCTGGCGATTGGCGCGGGCGGCAGCTCCTCCTGGGAGCGATGCACCCTCGGCTTGCCGACGATCTGCCTGCCGCTCGCCGCCAACCAGGCCGGGGCCGCGGCGGCGCTGGCGGAGGCCGGGGCGGCCCGGACGGTCGCGCCGGGGGACGATGCGGCGCTCGGCCATGCCCTCGGGGAACTGCTCGGGGATGCCGGGAAGCTGCGGGCGATGTCCGCCGCCGCGGCGGCCATCTGCAACGGGGCGGGCCGCGAGCGGGTCGCGGCGGCGATCACCGACACCCTGAGCTGGAGCACCGCGCCATGA
- a CDS encoding NAD-dependent epimerase/dehydratase family protein yields the protein MSKPSAARPQRILLVGGSGRVGKLVLPRWRRIVTTADSLVAQHRDPQRETGLYWPLLTTAPKDLAAHEFDVIVSLAGVTPASAADLSLNTPLAVAVLQAALSANIPRVLLASSSAVYGAGDGTPFTEGSALSPTTPYGSAKREMEEACAPWRARGLEVCCLRIGNVAGADALLSNAARTAPNTPLTIDCFADGGGPIRSYIGVETLADVLHRLATQAAPLPESLNIAAPREVAMTDLARAAGRAVAFRPASPGAQQRITLDCRALAERHLFDPASCEPFEMVAQWQRALSP from the coding sequence ATGAGCAAACCGTCCGCCGCCCGGCCGCAGCGGATCCTCCTCGTCGGAGGCTCCGGCCGCGTGGGAAAGCTGGTGTTGCCGCGCTGGCGCAGGATCGTGACGACAGCGGACAGCTTGGTGGCGCAGCACCGCGACCCACAGCGCGAAACCGGCTTGTATTGGCCCTTGCTGACAACCGCACCCAAGGATCTGGCGGCCCATGAGTTCGACGTGATCGTGTCGCTGGCGGGCGTCACGCCAGCGTCCGCCGCCGACCTCTCGCTGAACACACCGCTGGCCGTGGCTGTGCTGCAGGCCGCGCTTTCGGCCAACATCCCCCGTGTTCTGTTGGCCTCCTCCTCCGCCGTCTATGGGGCCGGCGACGGCACGCCATTCACCGAGGGCAGCGCGCTCTCGCCCACCACGCCCTATGGCAGCGCCAAACGGGAGATGGAGGAGGCCTGCGCCCCTTGGCGCGCGCGGGGGCTGGAGGTCTGTTGCCTGCGGATCGGCAACGTCGCGGGCGCCGATGCGCTGTTGTCGAACGCGGCCCGGACCGCGCCGAACACGCCCCTCACCATCGATTGTTTTGCGGACGGTGGCGGGCCGATCCGCTCCTACATCGGGGTGGAGACCTTGGCCGATGTCCTGCACCGCCTCGCGACACAAGCTGCTCCGCTGCCCGAAAGCCTCAACATCGCGGCACCCCGAGAGGTGGCCATGACAGACCTCGCCCGTGCGGCCGGGCGCGCGGTCGCCTTCCGTCCCGCCTCGCCCGGTGCGCAACAACGGATCACGCTGGACTGCCGCGCGCTTGCCGAGCGTCACCTCTTCGACCCCGCGTCCTGCGAGCCCTTCGAGATGGTCGCCCAGTGGCAAAGGGCCCTCTCCCCATGA
- a CDS encoding glycosyltransferase — MQVWLTQRAEPTPHDMGERRRPMRTGLMAEYLSTHGAEVLWWTGDYDHYGRRQRGHDNAEIAVSDTYRIRYLAATGYGKTKSLARLRYDRAVAAGFVELAPRQGPPDVILASMPSVDLALASVRYGMAHGIPVIVDIRDLHPDIFVESAPASLGPLVRLATAPMKARVAEICRDATAIWGNSDAFVEWGCSLGGRRRGRHDMTLPIAYKPLTVSDAEKAAIQDAWRREGLFQPDRLHVVFFGTLSKAFDFAPVLEAARRLQAKGSAHHFHFFGAGQQQKFLSEGCASLPNCTMHGPVGAARLQAAMELSDIGLAPYIFTDNFAANMPNKTTEYLGGGLHVGLAFKRGALADFLRRTGSGFCYETAAELTEALTRLQDDPHTLTTAKAASRAAFVQHLGYDTLSTRMHAQLVETVKTFGNRATRTGLPSPAAARL, encoded by the coding sequence ATGCAAGTATGGTTAACGCAGCGGGCGGAGCCTACGCCGCACGATATGGGCGAGCGGCGGCGTCCGATGCGTACCGGGCTGATGGCGGAATATCTGTCGACCCATGGCGCGGAGGTTCTGTGGTGGACGGGGGATTATGATCACTACGGCCGTCGCCAGCGCGGACATGACAACGCCGAGATCGCGGTCTCCGACACCTATCGCATCCGCTACCTCGCGGCGACGGGCTACGGAAAGACCAAGTCTCTCGCCCGCTTGCGCTACGACCGCGCGGTGGCGGCGGGTTTTGTCGAGCTCGCGCCGCGCCAAGGGCCGCCCGACGTGATCCTCGCCTCAATGCCCTCGGTCGATCTGGCGCTGGCCTCGGTGCGCTATGGCATGGCGCACGGCATCCCCGTGATCGTCGATATCCGCGATCTTCACCCCGACATCTTCGTCGAAAGCGCGCCGGCGTCCCTCGGCCCGCTGGTGCGGCTTGCGACCGCTCCGATGAAGGCCCGCGTGGCAGAGATTTGCCGGGACGCGACGGCCATCTGGGGCAACTCTGATGCCTTCGTGGAATGGGGCTGCAGCCTGGGCGGGCGCAGGCGCGGGCGACATGACATGACGCTGCCGATTGCCTACAAGCCGCTGACGGTCTCCGACGCAGAGAAGGCGGCGATCCAAGACGCGTGGCGGCGTGAGGGGCTCTTCCAGCCTGATCGGTTGCATGTCGTCTTCTTCGGCACGCTCTCGAAGGCCTTCGACTTCGCCCCGGTGCTGGAGGCAGCCCGACGGTTGCAGGCAAAAGGCAGCGCGCATCACTTCCATTTCTTCGGCGCCGGCCAGCAGCAGAAATTCTTGTCTGAAGGCTGCGCGTCTCTGCCCAATTGTACGATGCACGGCCCGGTAGGTGCGGCCCGGCTGCAAGCGGCGATGGAACTGTCGGACATCGGTCTGGCGCCCTACATCTTCACCGACAATTTCGCGGCCAACATGCCGAACAAGACGACCGAATACCTCGGCGGCGGGCTGCATGTGGGGCTGGCGTTCAAGCGTGGTGCCTTGGCCGACTTCCTGCGCCGGACCGGAAGTGGCTTCTGCTATGAGACCGCTGCGGAATTGACCGAGGCTTTGACGAGATTGCAGGATGACCCGCACACATTGACGACCGCCAAAGCCGCCTCCCGCGCCGCATTTGTCCAGCATTTGGGGTATGATACCCTCTCCACGCGGATGCACGCGCAGCTTGTCGAGACGGTCAAGACATTCGGCAACCGCGCTACAAGGACAGGTCTGCCGTCACCTGCGGCAGCGCGCCTTTGA
- the pseI gene encoding pseudaminic acid synthase, producing the protein MHGSFPEITIAGRRIGADHPPYVICELSGNHKGSLDRALAMIEAAAATGCAAIKLQTYTADTITMNHDGPEFRIDGGLWDGRNLYDLYKEAQTPFEWHEAMFARAAGLGVTLFSTPFDESAADLLEDLGAPAYKIASFEAVHLPLIAHVARKGKPMLISTGLANLSEIDAAVRTARDNGCNDLVLLHCISSYPAPSDQSNLRTMPHLAEAFGAVSGLSDHTLGSATSVAAVALGGAVIEKHFTLSRADGGPDAAFSLEPAEFRRLCEDCHDAWLSLGRVDYTRKSAEAGAATFRRSIYAVRDIAAGEAFTPDNLRVIRPGNGLPPRHYDRVIGCQASRAIARGTALCWTMVG; encoded by the coding sequence ATGCACGGCAGCTTCCCCGAAATCACCATCGCCGGTCGCCGGATCGGGGCGGATCACCCGCCGTATGTGATCTGCGAGCTTTCGGGCAATCACAAGGGCTCTCTCGACCGGGCGCTTGCGATGATCGAGGCCGCCGCCGCCACCGGTTGCGCCGCGATCAAGCTGCAGACCTACACCGCCGACACGATCACCATGAACCACGACGGGCCGGAGTTCCGGATCGACGGCGGGTTGTGGGACGGGCGCAATCTTTACGATCTCTACAAGGAAGCGCAGACGCCGTTCGAGTGGCACGAGGCGATGTTCGCGCGGGCCGCCGGTCTGGGCGTGACGCTGTTCTCCACCCCCTTCGATGAAAGCGCGGCCGACCTTCTGGAAGACCTCGGGGCGCCGGCCTACAAGATTGCCTCCTTCGAGGCCGTGCATCTGCCGCTGATCGCCCATGTCGCGCGCAAGGGGAAGCCGATGCTCATCTCCACCGGTCTCGCCAATCTCTCGGAGATCGACGCCGCCGTGCGGACCGCGCGGGACAACGGCTGCAACGATCTCGTGCTGCTTCATTGCATCAGCTCCTATCCGGCACCGTCGGACCAATCGAACCTCCGGACGATGCCCCATCTGGCCGAGGCCTTCGGCGCCGTGTCGGGCCTCTCGGATCATACGCTCGGCTCCGCGACGTCCGTGGCCGCCGTGGCCCTTGGCGGTGCGGTGATCGAGAAGCATTTCACCCTGAGCCGCGCCGACGGCGGGCCGGATGCGGCCTTCAGCCTCGAACCTGCGGAATTTCGTCGCCTTTGCGAGGATTGCCACGACGCGTGGCTGTCCCTCGGGCGGGTCGACTACACTCGAAAATCAGCCGAGGCCGGTGCCGCGACCTTCCGCCGTTCGATCTATGCCGTGCGTGACATTGCGGCGGGAGAGGCCTTCACCCCGGACAATCTCCGCGTCATCCGCCCCGGCAATGGCCTGCCGCCCCGCCACTATGACCGCGTCATCGGCTGCCAAGCCAGCCGCGCCATCGCACGCGGCACGGCGCTCTGCTGGACGATGGTGGGCTGA
- a CDS encoding formyltransferase family protein, whose translation MTVARTATSASPASPWPDRRRIAVVTDPPDGWFAPHAEALTHRLRARGHDACSVSRQEEVPAGDIAFYLSCTRLTPPGLLARNRWNLVVHASALPRGRGFSPLAWQVLEGRNDIPLTMITMAREADAGDIVMQRHLRFRGHELNDEMRARMGAEITGMCFELATAPAPPVVRPQEGEPSHYPRRRPADSRLDPHRTLADQFDLLRTVDNDRYPAFFDLRGHRYVLKIHRQHEGEEG comes from the coding sequence ATGACCGTCGCCCGCACCGCCACCTCCGCGTCCCCGGCGTCCCCATGGCCCGACCGGCGGCGCATTGCCGTCGTCACCGACCCGCCGGACGGCTGGTTCGCGCCCCACGCGGAGGCGCTCACCCACCGCCTGCGCGCCCGGGGTCACGACGCGTGCTCCGTCTCCCGGCAGGAAGAGGTCCCCGCCGGCGACATCGCCTTCTACCTCAGTTGCACCCGGTTGACGCCGCCCGGGCTGCTGGCGCGCAACCGGTGGAACCTCGTCGTTCACGCCAGCGCCCTGCCGCGGGGCCGGGGCTTTTCGCCGCTCGCCTGGCAGGTGCTGGAGGGCCGCAACGATATACCGCTCACCATGATCACCATGGCTAGGGAAGCGGACGCGGGCGACATCGTGATGCAGCGCCATCTGCGCTTTCGCGGACACGAGCTCAACGATGAGATGCGCGCGCGCATGGGGGCGGAGATCACCGGGATGTGCTTCGAACTCGCCACCGCCCCGGCGCCCCCGGTCGTGCGGCCACAGGAGGGCGAGCCCAGTCACTACCCGCGCCGCCGCCCCGCCGACAGCCGCCTCGACCCCCATCGCACGCTGGCCGATCAATTCGACCTGCTGCGCACCGTCGACAACGACCGATACCCGGCCTTCTTCGACCTTCGCGGCCACCGCTACGTGCTGAAGATCCACCGGCAACACGAAGGGGAGGAGGGCTAG
- a CDS encoding DegT/DnrJ/EryC1/StrS family aminotransferase, with the protein MTVELAIHGGPKTRTAPFPAHVTVGAEEKARVCEVIDSGVLSNYLGAPHENFYGGRYVRECEAAWADSIGAAHALAFNSNTAGLIAAMGAIGVGPADEVIVTAYSMSISAIAPLFYGATPIFADVEPDTFCLDPASVEAAITPRCKAIIAVDLFGQPFNGPALRALADRHGLKIIEDCAQAPGGQLHGTPTGLLGDIGVFSLNYHKHIHAGEGGIVVTQDAALAQRLAMIRNHGECVAGAWGIEDLRNMIGHNMRMTEIEAAIAKVQLGKLDLLLAERRDRVAYFEEQMRGFAPLTLPKVREGARHVYYAHACLWDTTCGLARNAFVEAVRAELPVFALREKEGVKLGAGYVRPIYLLPAFEHRIALQGAANGLTHSWQSYAPGLCPVVEDLHFNRLISHEFIVPSMERSDIDDVVRAFAKVWDARAALSQGVAA; encoded by the coding sequence ATGACCGTCGAGCTTGCCATCCATGGAGGTCCCAAGACCCGAACCGCACCCTTCCCGGCGCATGTCACCGTCGGCGCGGAAGAAAAGGCGCGGGTTTGCGAGGTCATCGACAGCGGCGTCCTGTCCAACTACCTCGGCGCGCCGCATGAAAACTTCTACGGCGGCCGCTACGTGCGCGAATGCGAGGCGGCGTGGGCCGACAGCATCGGCGCCGCGCACGCGCTGGCGTTCAACTCCAACACCGCCGGCCTGATCGCGGCGATGGGGGCCATCGGCGTGGGCCCGGCCGACGAGGTCATCGTCACCGCCTATTCCATGTCGATCTCTGCCATCGCACCGCTGTTCTACGGGGCGACGCCGATTTTCGCCGATGTGGAGCCGGATACCTTCTGTCTCGACCCGGCCTCCGTCGAAGCTGCAATCACGCCGCGCTGCAAGGCGATCATCGCGGTCGACCTCTTCGGCCAGCCTTTCAACGGCCCGGCTCTGCGTGCCTTGGCGGACCGCCATGGCCTCAAGATCATCGAGGATTGCGCACAGGCCCCCGGCGGGCAGCTTCACGGCACGCCGACGGGATTGCTCGGGGACATTGGCGTCTTCTCCCTCAACTATCACAAGCACATACACGCGGGCGAAGGGGGCATCGTCGTCACGCAGGACGCGGCGCTTGCGCAACGCCTCGCGATGATCCGGAACCACGGCGAATGCGTCGCCGGCGCGTGGGGGATCGAGGATCTGCGCAACATGATCGGTCACAACATGCGCATGACCGAGATCGAGGCCGCGATTGCCAAGGTCCAGCTTGGCAAGCTCGATTTGCTACTCGCGGAACGGCGCGACCGGGTCGCGTATTTCGAGGAACAGATGCGGGGGTTCGCGCCGCTGACCCTGCCCAAGGTGCGGGAGGGAGCGCGGCACGTGTACTACGCGCACGCCTGCCTCTGGGACACCACCTGCGGGCTTGCTCGCAACGCTTTCGTCGAAGCCGTAAGGGCCGAGTTGCCTGTTTTCGCGCTGCGCGAGAAGGAAGGCGTCAAGCTCGGAGCGGGCTACGTCAGGCCGATCTACCTTCTGCCCGCGTTCGAGCACCGCATCGCACTGCAAGGGGCCGCCAACGGCCTGACCCATTCGTGGCAGAGCTATGCGCCGGGTCTCTGCCCCGTGGTCGAGGATTTGCACTTCAACCGGTTGATCTCGCACGAGTTCATCGTGCCGAGCATGGAGCGTTCGGACATCGACGACGTGGTGCGCGCCTTCGCGAAGGTCTGGGACGCGCGGGCCGCCTTGTCGCAAGGGGTCGCCGCATGA